A genome region from Chengkuizengella sp. SCS-71B includes the following:
- the recR gene encoding recombination mediator RecR translates to MHYPEPVSKLIDSFTRLPGIGTKTAARLAFHVIRMKEEDVVEFAKALVNVKRNLHYCSVCCNITDVDPCRICNDKSRDSSVICVIQEPKDLVAMERTKEFQGYYHVLHGAISPMEGIGPDEIRVAELLTRLSDEKVKELILATNPNIEGEATAMYLSRLVKPFGIKMTRIAHGLPVGGDLEYADEVTLSKALEGRRELF, encoded by the coding sequence TTGCATTATCCGGAGCCAGTATCAAAACTTATTGATTCTTTCACTCGTCTGCCCGGAATTGGGACGAAAACTGCAGCTAGACTTGCTTTTCATGTGATTCGTATGAAAGAAGAAGACGTTGTTGAATTTGCAAAAGCATTGGTGAATGTAAAAAGGAATTTACACTATTGCTCTGTTTGTTGCAATATTACAGACGTTGATCCATGTAGAATATGTAATGACAAAAGTAGGGACTCCTCCGTCATTTGTGTTATCCAGGAGCCCAAGGATTTGGTTGCAATGGAACGAACAAAAGAATTTCAAGGATATTATCATGTGCTTCACGGTGCTATTTCTCCGATGGAAGGGATTGGACCAGATGAAATTCGGGTTGCCGAGCTTTTAACTAGACTGAGTGATGAAAAAGTTAAGGAGCTTATTTTAGCTACAAATCCAAATATCGAAGGTGAAGCAACAGCGATGTATCTTTCTCGATTGGTAAAACCATTTGGCATTAAAATGACTCGAATAGCTCATGGATTGCCTGTAGGTGGAGATTTAGAATACGCAGATGAGGTCACCCTGTCAAAAGCATTAGAAGGCAGGAGAGAGCTGTTTTAA
- a CDS encoding YbaB/EbfC family nucleoid-associated protein — MRNNMNQMMKQVKKMQAQMLKAQEELKEKSVEGTAGGGVVTVTVTGDKKVSDVVIKPEVIDPDDIEMLQDLVVAAMNDALNKADDLANEDLGKFAGGLPPGIL, encoded by the coding sequence ATGAGAAATAATATGAATCAAATGATGAAACAAGTTAAAAAAATGCAGGCACAAATGTTAAAAGCACAAGAGGAACTTAAAGAAAAGTCGGTGGAAGGAACAGCTGGTGGCGGTGTTGTTACAGTCACAGTTACAGGTGATAAAAAAGTTAGTGATGTAGTAATTAAACCAGAAGTGATTGATCCAGACGATATAGAAATGTTGCAAGATTTAGTTGTTGCTGCAATGAATGATGCATTAAACAAAGCAGACGACCTTGCTAATGAAGACTTAGGGAAATTCGCAGGTGGATTACCACCAGGGATACTTTAA
- the dnaX gene encoding DNA polymerase III subunit gamma/tau → MSHIALYRKWRSQTFQEVVGQKHIVQTLQNSLKENRITHAYLFSGPRGTGKTSTAKIFAKALNCESGPSMEPCNQCNACKRITDGAVMDVMEIDAASNRGVEEIRDIRDKVKYAPTEVRYKVYIIDEVHMLTTEAFNALLKTLEEPPAHVIFILATTEPHRIPATIISRCQRFDFKRVAIEEQEKRMRLICEQENISIDDDALQYIALLSDGGMRDALSLLDQIVSFSGQHISYGQVIEATGGIESSQFLKIAEAVKQQNVSEILVLTNYLMQEGKNADKCLESLIYYYRDLLVIKMVDKAQDVTDRVLDVSSYSDLAEAYENEEVFQIIDTLNQYQVEMKYASNPQTLLEIALMKICTLNHQEQNTVQLQKLSPQSEGNVQLNAQINSNDSSIAALIQRVEELEKRISKWEKSGGIESLPSPTNEKKQPKQPIVKLNAQSKEKLLGFLNEKDQEAFKRILLKWSQVLNIVKSKKITLHAWLVDGEPVSAKNNIVLVAFKNTIHRETTEKQNNKQMIEEVLHEVYNEPIHLKTVMLKDWNDLESMGAQGAQKTEQTESLELVPEHHENEEKQQNWVDEAVQLFGSDLVQIEDKK, encoded by the coding sequence ATGAGTCATATTGCCTTATATCGCAAATGGAGATCACAAACTTTCCAAGAAGTCGTAGGACAAAAACATATCGTTCAAACCCTACAAAACTCTTTAAAAGAAAATCGTATTACACATGCATATTTGTTTAGTGGGCCTAGAGGGACAGGGAAAACAAGTACTGCAAAAATATTTGCTAAGGCATTAAACTGTGAATCTGGACCATCAATGGAGCCTTGTAATCAATGTAATGCATGTAAAAGAATCACTGACGGGGCAGTTATGGATGTGATGGAAATAGATGCAGCATCTAATAGAGGTGTTGAGGAAATCCGTGATATTCGTGATAAAGTTAAATATGCTCCAACTGAAGTAAGATATAAAGTCTATATTATTGATGAAGTTCATATGCTAACGACGGAAGCTTTTAACGCTCTCTTGAAAACATTGGAGGAACCACCAGCCCATGTTATCTTTATTTTGGCAACGACAGAACCTCATCGAATTCCGGCAACGATTATTTCAAGGTGTCAAAGGTTTGATTTTAAAAGAGTTGCTATTGAAGAACAAGAGAAAAGAATGAGATTGATATGTGAACAAGAGAATATATCCATAGATGATGATGCACTTCAGTATATCGCACTTTTATCTGATGGAGGTATGAGAGATGCTTTGAGCTTGCTGGATCAAATTGTATCCTTCTCTGGTCAGCATATTTCGTATGGGCAAGTTATTGAAGCAACAGGTGGTATTGAGTCCAGTCAGTTTTTAAAGATAGCTGAAGCAGTGAAACAACAGAATGTAAGTGAAATACTTGTGTTGACGAACTATCTAATGCAAGAAGGAAAAAATGCTGATAAGTGTTTAGAAAGTTTAATCTATTACTACAGAGATTTATTAGTCATAAAAATGGTGGATAAAGCTCAGGACGTGACAGATCGTGTGTTAGATGTATCTAGTTATTCTGATTTAGCTGAAGCATATGAGAATGAAGAAGTTTTTCAAATTATTGATACGCTAAATCAGTATCAAGTAGAAATGAAATATGCTTCCAACCCGCAGACATTATTAGAAATCGCATTGATGAAAATTTGTACCTTAAATCATCAAGAGCAAAACACTGTACAATTACAAAAACTTTCACCACAATCAGAAGGTAACGTGCAATTAAATGCTCAAATTAATTCCAATGATTCATCGATTGCAGCATTAATTCAAAGAGTTGAAGAGTTAGAAAAACGAATTTCAAAATGGGAAAAATCAGGCGGGATCGAGTCTCTACCTTCACCAACTAATGAAAAGAAGCAACCTAAACAACCTATTGTAAAATTGAATGCACAATCGAAGGAAAAATTGCTTGGGTTTTTAAACGAAAAAGATCAGGAAGCCTTTAAACGAATTCTGTTAAAATGGAGTCAAGTATTAAATATAGTAAAGTCAAAAAAAATCACTTTACATGCTTGGTTAGTGGATGGTGAACCTGTTTCTGCAAAAAATAATATTGTATTGGTTGCTTTCAAAAATACAATCCATAGAGAAACAACAGAAAAACAAAACAACAAACAAATGATTGAAGAAGTTCTCCATGAAGTATATAATGAACCCATCCATCTCAAAACAGTCATGTTAAAAGACTGGAATGATTTAGAATCCATGGGGGCTCAAGGTGCTCAGAAAACTGAACAGACGGAAAGTTTAGAGTTAGTGCCAGAACATCATGAAAATGAGGAGAAACAACAGAATTGGGTTGATGAGGCTGTTCAATTGTTTGGTAGTGACTTAGTACAGATAGAAGATAAAAAGTAA
- a CDS encoding DNA-binding response regulator, which yields MKFEEAHEKFIQEHINSRNGASLRRLEEGHNFAEILFLQKVWWPAFNDFKYLHPEYQVSDFKDGNRYIDFAYIRSNMLLAIEIDGFGSHWQNISRWEFSDHCRRQNDLITDGWKILRFTYDDINNSPRCCQQKLQQFMGRWFGEDKNIIEATLVEKEAIRFAMKLGRPFTPTELSKHLDIDIKTSRKLLYSLVSKKWLEPERGIQRIRSYRLNIEGKNYIL from the coding sequence ATGAAGTTTGAAGAAGCACACGAAAAGTTTATTCAAGAACATATCAATTCACGTAATGGAGCTAGTTTGAGAAGACTAGAAGAAGGCCATAACTTTGCAGAAATACTTTTTTTGCAAAAGGTATGGTGGCCAGCATTTAATGATTTTAAATATCTTCATCCAGAATATCAAGTTAGTGATTTCAAAGACGGGAATCGCTATATTGATTTTGCATATATTCGCTCTAATATGTTACTGGCCATTGAAATTGATGGATTTGGGTCACATTGGCAGAACATCAGCCGCTGGGAATTTTCAGATCATTGCAGACGACAAAACGATTTAATTACAGATGGATGGAAAATACTTCGTTTCACATACGATGATATTAATAATAGTCCTCGTTGTTGCCAACAAAAATTACAACAATTTATGGGTAGGTGGTTTGGTGAAGATAAGAATATAATTGAAGCCACTTTAGTTGAAAAAGAAGCTATCAGATTTGCAATGAAATTAGGCAGACCATTCACTCCTACTGAACTCAGTAAACATCTAGATATTGATATCAAAACATCAAGGAAGTTGTTATATAGTCTTGTATCAAAAAAATGGTTAGAACCTGAGCGGGGTATTCAACGAATTCGTTCATATCGTTTAAATATTGAAGGTAAAAACTACATTTTATAA
- a CDS encoding ATP-binding protein: MYTPVTLKFPYTIENLLNSLEVKSTSMLIINEKDEVTFSNSVFLSASGYVDIDELNNIKIRNIVHFQEPLKNLAQTLQNNNILSIHTKNKTIIESTYSVISLQTHDDQHQGFLIMLYDLHNSNLIQHFSATFMKDVNLGVLLINKEFQLIDISDMACTIFGMKKEEVIDKSLDEIFKPVPREYQLVQRTVLEGLVTKNHAVSWINDSQRFELLMDSNTLKNSNGDTVGAYIILKDVSNLRSLEEQVQRSDRLAMIGQIAAGTAHEIRNPLTSIKGFLQVIKKSLKENQMNQEFEFTNIMLTEIDRINGLVSEFLLLSKPRDFVFEQVDLSKVMQEIKPIIHNEAILHDVEVQYHSASNLPFILANTELIKQVCLNICKNGIEAMVDGGTLSITEKIDERNKQVSIEIHDTGPGIPSFLVDKIFDPFFTTKQEGTGLGLSVCQRIIHDIGGSIRVSSKGFGTTFIISMPLPGG; the protein is encoded by the coding sequence TTGTATACTCCAGTTACGTTAAAGTTCCCATATACGATAGAAAATTTACTTAACTCCCTTGAAGTTAAAAGTACATCTATGTTAATAATAAATGAGAAAGATGAGGTTACTTTTAGTAATTCAGTATTTCTATCGGCTAGTGGTTATGTTGATATTGATGAACTTAACAACATTAAAATAAGAAACATTGTTCACTTCCAAGAACCTCTTAAGAATTTAGCCCAGACTTTACAAAATAATAATATATTAAGCATCCACACTAAAAACAAAACCATTATTGAATCGACATACTCAGTAATATCATTACAAACCCATGATGATCAACACCAAGGCTTTTTAATTATGTTATATGACTTGCATAACTCTAACTTAATTCAACATTTTTCTGCAACTTTTATGAAGGATGTTAATCTCGGTGTTTTACTAATTAATAAAGAATTTCAATTGATTGATATTAGTGATATGGCCTGTACTATATTTGGCATGAAAAAAGAGGAAGTAATCGATAAATCATTGGATGAGATTTTTAAGCCAGTTCCTAGAGAGTATCAGTTAGTACAACGTACCGTTCTAGAAGGACTGGTCACGAAAAATCATGCAGTATCTTGGATTAATGATTCACAAAGATTTGAGTTGCTAATGGATTCAAACACATTAAAGAACAGCAATGGAGATACTGTAGGAGCTTATATTATATTGAAAGATGTTTCTAATTTACGATCTCTTGAAGAGCAGGTTCAAAGAAGTGATCGTTTGGCTATGATTGGGCAAATTGCGGCAGGTACTGCACACGAAATCAGAAATCCGCTTACGTCTATTAAGGGATTTTTACAAGTTATTAAGAAATCACTGAAAGAAAATCAGATGAATCAAGAGTTTGAGTTTACGAATATTATGCTCACAGAAATTGATCGGATTAATGGATTAGTTAGTGAGTTTTTATTGTTAAGCAAGCCAAGAGATTTTGTGTTTGAACAAGTAGATTTATCAAAAGTGATGCAAGAAATAAAACCTATTATACATAACGAAGCCATATTACATGATGTTGAAGTACAGTATCATTCTGCAAGCAATCTTCCATTTATATTGGCTAACACAGAGTTAATTAAGCAAGTATGTCTGAATATTTGCAAAAATGGAATTGAAGCCATGGTTGATGGAGGTACATTAAGCATTACCGAAAAGATAGACGAAAGAAATAAGCAGGTAAGCATCGAAATTCACGATACAGGTCCTGGCATCCCTTCATTTTTAGTAGATAAAATATTTGATCCTTTTTTTACGACAAAACAAGAAGGTACCGGTTTAGGGTTATCTGTTTGCCAAAGAATAATACATGACATAGGTGGTTCTATAAGAGTGTCATCTAAAGGTTTTGGAACCACTTTTATTATTAGTATGCCACTTCCGGGTGGGTAG